The sequence below is a genomic window from Acetivibrio clariflavus DSM 19732.
CAAAAATTATCTATAAAAAAGATATTATTTTGCTATTCAGCCTATAAACTCAATAATTTTTTTATATGTTCTCTGGCATCCTTTAAATCTATCGCTACATAATCCACAAAACTAAAATCCTGTTTATATGTATATTCCGATGGAACTGCGATAGTATAACAACCTGCATTTTTACCTGCACGCGCGCCATTACTCGAATCTTCAATAACTATGCAATACTCGGGACCAAGCTTTAGCTTTTCCATTACCTTCAAATAAATCTCCGGATCCGGTTTCCCGTTTACTATTCCGTCCGATGGCTGCGTAACATCAAAATATTCTCTAATATTCAATTTATCTAAAGCTATTTCTAAAAACTTATGCGGAGAACCTGTAGCTATAGCCATTTTCATTTTTCCTTTGAATTCATCCAAAATATCAAAAAGTCCCGGCATTGGTTTAATCTCCTGTAAAAGCATCTTTTCCACTAAATCATATCTAGTTTTAAGTAATTGCTCAATTGGCTCTTCTATACCTAAATCATCACAAAATATCCTATAGGATTCAATGGGTTTTCTCCCCATCATCTTCCCTAAAGTTTCTTCACTGACTGTTTTGCCGAAAGATTCTGCTATTTTTCTGTCAGTCTCATGATATATAATTTCTGTATCAATCATTAACCCGTCCATGTCAAAAATAATAGCTTTCATATTATTAACCTCTCATTTCAAATAATTTTACCTAATACTTTAGCTTTACCAAAACAAATATTGATTTATCCTTATCAAGGCAATTTAAAGCTAATCTTTTCTGCATGCAATTATCTGAATAATCAGCAAAGGCTTTTGTTTTCTGCATAAAAAGTGCAGTAAAACATTTAAAAAAGTTTAGAATAAACCAAAATGATCTATAGTTTGCATCACAAATTTAAATTTCTTATTCACACCCAATTTATACTTTATCGCTTTTTCAAGGATTTTTATTATATACTTTTGCATCAAAATAAGCAATATTTAATATATTTATTATTTATCTTTCAGATATTTTTCCATAATCTTTTTCGCAATAGGAGCTGCAATTGTTCCACCGGAAGAGCCACTATATTCAAGCACTATCGCAACTGCTATCTGTGGATTTTCAGCCGGTGCAAACCCAATAAACCAGGCATGTTCTTTATCCTTTTTCTGGTGAGTAAGTTCATTTTCTGCCGTTCCTGTTTTACCCGCCACTTTAATGCCGGTTATAGCTGCTTTTTTTCCTGTTCCGCTATTCACAACTTCCTGCATCATTTTGTTTATTTTTGCTGCGACACCCGGTTCCATAATCTTCTTGAACTCTTCTTTTTTAAAGCTCTTTATTTCCTTTCCAGCAGGAGATACTATACTGCTAACTAAAAACGGTTTCATAATAATACCGTTATTGGCTATTCCCGAAGTGATCATTGCCATATGAAGAGGTGAAATAAGTATTTTCCCCTGACCTATCGCAACTGCTGCCATATCGTTTTGCTCCATTTTGTCATATTGGAATTGGCTTCTACTCACCGGAATATCAAAAGGAATATCATTTCCGAAACCAAGTCTCTCAGATAGCTCTTGAAGCTTTTCTTGCCCAAGCTTTACGCCAAGCTGCGCAAACACGACATTACTTGACACTGCTAGAGCTTTTTTCAAATCTATTTCTCCATATGCTTTTTTTCCGGAATTGCTTATTTCTTTTCCATCTATGGTTATTACACCTTTATCATTGAACTTTTGATCATCCATGCCGTTCTCAATAATTGCAGCAGCTATAGCAACCTTGAAAGTAGAACCCGGTGTATATAACCCCTGCGTAGCCCGCGGAAGAAAAGGTGCATTCTGTGATTCCACCATTGTTTTCCAAGTTTTCGCAAGCATTTCTTCATTTGTATCAAAATCGGGCTTACTTACTAAAGCAAGGATTTCTCCAGTTTTAGGATTCATCGCGACAATAGCCCCGTTCCTGTTTTCTAAAAGCTCATGACCTAATTTCTGTAGCTCATGATCTATAGTTAGTAAAAGATTATTACCTTCTTTTTTGTCCTGACTGGAGCTTTTAAACAAATTAAACACTTTTGTATAATCATCTAGCCCCAAAAGATAACTGTTATAAGACGCTTCAAGTAAAGATTTGCCATATACTTTTGAATTATAACCTATAACATGGCTATATAAGGAACTATACGGGTATTTTCGCTGTTGTTCATCGCTGTTTTCTTCATTATATGCCAAAACAACTCCATTACGGTCAAGGATTTTGCCACGTACAGTATTTTCATCAGCCTGATATTGTCTTCTATTATATGAATTTTGCACTATCTCTTTACTTTTAAAAACCTGAACATATGTAAGGTATCCAACAAGAACAAAAAAGAGAAAGCAAATTACAATAAGCACATGTATTATCTTTTTATTCTCCTTCATCAACTCCACCGTCCAAATCAATATAATCCTCTTTTGATATAGCTTGCAGAATTCCCAATATAATAAAGCTGCTTATAAGCGAACTTCCCCCGTAGCTTATATAAGGAAGTGTTATACCTGTCAACGGTATTAGTTTAATTACTCCTCCTATAATAATAAAAGTTTGTAAACCCAGCATTGTAGTTATACCAAGACCTAATACCTGATTAAACTTACTTTTGACTTTCATAACTATTTTCAATCCCCTGTAAGTGAGCAGCATATAAAGGAGAATAACAGCCACACCTGTCAATATCCCCATTTCTTCACAAATTGCAGAAAAAATAAAGTCTGTATTAACTGCCGGAACCATATCCGGTCTTCCCAAACCGAGACCGGTTCCGAAATATCCACCTGAGTATATTGCAAAAAGCGACTGTGTAATTTGATATCCTTTACCTGCTATATCTTTCCAAGGGTTTAACCAAGTATCAATTCTTACTCTAATGTGATAGACAAAATAATAACCGAAAAGTCCAACAGGGATCGTCATCAAAATATTGCACAGAAAAAAAATTCTGTCTTTTCCGAATACATAAAGGACTATGATATATACAAGCGAGATTAAAAGTATTGACCCCCATTCTTTTTGAAGCATTAAAAAAAATATATTTACAAATGTGAATAATACTAAAATAAATTTATTTAACCGGAGTCTTTTTACTTCATCAAATTTTGAGTCTCTAAAAAACAGTTGATCAGGATTTTTAAAATAACATGCCAGAAATAAAATATATAGTATCTTTGATATTTCAAGCGGCTGAAAACTCTGTCCTCCAATCACTATCCAGTTTGTAGCTCCGTTTATATTCGTGCCCAGTAATAATGTAATCAAATACAGAGAAACTGACAATGCTATATAATATACAGCCAGACCATCCCATATTTTTATTAATCGAAATATCATACATGTAACAAAAAACAAAACTATACCAATAGCTGTCCAAATTGCCTGTTTAACCCCCGTATTATTATCAAGCCTGTAAATCATAATTATCCCAAGACTTATAAGCATACACACTATAAGAAATAAATACTCATCTCCAAGATTACTCTTCAATATTATAAAGTAAGTGATGCATATCATTATAATTATACCCAGACCAAAAGCAAGCGTTTCTACCTTATAAGGCTTTAAATTGCAGAACATAATTAAATATGCCAACAAGTTCAGCACTATAACATAGTTTATAGGCTTACGGTATGTAAATATCTCAAACACATAATCACCTCATTGTCACATTGCAATAAATAGCACTTTACTATAGCTATAAATTTAAATTAATCAACTTTCGCACGTGAATAATGTGCACTGAACATTGAAAAATCAATAGATTTGGGCAATAAAAAAGTACAAGAACCCCCTTCTATGTGATATAATAGAAGTACCCAAACCCTATTAAATCGACAATTTGGAGGTTCTTGAACATGTCTATTGTATCACAGAAGGTTAAGGAAGAAAATAGATTTTCTTTGACAGTTGATAACTTTTTCAAAATGTTTTCTGTAGGCTATCTGTTAAAAAAGTCAAACGCATATAAAGATAAAGGTATTCCTTGTCTTACGGTATTCAAAGTACTGTTTGAACTTGTTTTTACAGGCAAAAATCTGTTTATGAACTATAAAGCAGAAAGCTTTGATATACCATTTGCAAGGGATGTGGTCTACAGATTCTTAAATTCCATACATATCAACTGGCAAAGATTTTTATATTTGCTTTCTGCAAAGGTCATAAATCATCATATCGATAGATTAACGTCAGATGAACGGGTTGATGCCTTTGTAATTGACGATTCCTTCTACAGTAGGACAAGAAGCAAGTCAGTTGAGCTTTTAAGTTGGGTCAAAGATCATGCTGACGGCAATAAGAATAAAAAAGGCTTTCGTATGCTTACACTTGGTTGGACAGACGGTAATTCATTTATTCCTGTGGCCTTCAACCTTTTAAGTTCAACAAATCCAAGGGTTTGCATTAATCCAGCGAAAAATACTATAGATAAAAGAACCGTTGGTTTTAAACGCCGACAGAATGCCTTAGCCACTTCACCGGAATCTGCTCTGTCTATGCTGGAACAAGCAGTTGCTACCGGTATTAAAGCAAAATATGTTTTATTTGACAGTTGGTTCTCCTTTCCGGCTACTATTATCAAAATTTGTAAGATGAATCTTAATGTGATAGCTATGGTAAAGGATACTCCCAAGATTTACTATAACTTCAATGGTGAAAAAAAATCATTGAGAGAGATATACCGAACTGTCAGGAAACGTAGAGGAAGATCAAAATACCTTGCTTCAGTTATGGTAGAATTACACGATAAAGAAGGAAACCACATTCCAGCAAAAATTGTCTTTGTCCGTGACCGAAGAAACAAGAGTAAATGGCTAGCTCTCATATCTACAGATACTAGTCTTCCCGAAACAGAGATAATCAGGATATACGGAAAACGCTGGGACATAGAGGTATTCTTCAAGATGTGTAAGTCATACCTTAAGCTGGCTAAGGAATTTCAAGGTCGTTCTTATGATATGATGGTTGCCCATACAACTATTGTTTTTTCAAGGTACATTATGTTAGCGGTTGAGAACCGCAATAATACTGATTTACGCACTATTGGTACTTTGTTCTACTATTGCTGCGATGAACTTGAGGACATTAAATTCCATGAGGCACTGCAGCTTATAATAGAGGCTTTAAAAACTACTTTACAGGAAAAACTGCTTTTGACAAAGGAAACAGTCAACGAGTTTCTCAACTACTTTGTCACTTGTTTGCCTGTTCATATCAAGGCAAAGCTATCAGTTGTTTCCTGCGAAAGTTGATTTAAATTATTTTTAACTTCCTTTAATAAATGCACTATCTTATTTTTTCGCCAATACATCTACAAACAGAAATTCTACCTGTCCCATTTTAATTTTGTCACCATTGGTTAATTTCCATTCATATCCGCTTTTTAAGGGTTTATCATTGATATAAGTTCCATTTTTACTTCCAAGGTCCTTAATGTAATAAGTTCCTTCCTTTATGATTATTTGAGCATGTTTGCCCGATATATAGGGATCTTTAATAACAATAGTGTTTTTATCCTGTCTGCCGATAGTAGAATCTTTAGAAAGCAGATAAGTTTCTTCAACCTTATAATTAAGTAATTCTCTTTGATTTATCAATTTTAAATATGGAAAGTTTCCATTACCGATAGTTCTATAATAGTTCATAGATTTTATATCCATATAAATCAATCGTATTATACTAAATATAAAACAGTATATAACCAGCACAAAAATAAAATTCATTAATAGCGTCAAAATTCCCATACCTTTGCACTTCCTTTTATACTATAATACACTGACTTTTTCCTTAGCCATCTTAAATTATATTCCTAAAACTAAAAAATAACAAATTCGTGTTATTTATTTCTGAACAAACTTTACAATTTATCTTTTTAACTACGTATCTGACATTTTTGTAACATACAACACAATCCTGAAAAATAGTTTTTAATATCCTAACATTTAATCTACCCTTTTGAATAAAGCTCTAAACCCTAGAATTCTTCCCTTTTTACAATCGCAGTAATTTATTTTATTTCTATTTAGATTAGCTGACAATATGATATAATTATCTCATATTTTAAATGAAATATATTTATTGACTTTTGCAAATAAATATTTCACTAATTCTTAATAATTGCCGTGTTCTGATGGAGAAGGTTGTTATTTCAGAAAAATTAAATATTTTAATTTTACATAAAACATTTTAATGGATTTTGTGGAAAATAATCAAATACTAAAGTATAATAAGAATTAAAATGTACATAATTGCTATAAGGGTGGTAAAATGAATGCTTTATCTTCTTTTAGGACTTTTTTTGAAAAATTGCTTAAGGATATACACTCCAATTACTTTGATTGCAAAACCAAGATAGTTGAATTTATTATATGCATTTTGACAATATCTTTTCTATCTCTAAATCTTATTTTTGAAAAAGTTCCTGAAGAAACACAAGCATTCGTCTCACAGATTCAAATTCTTATAATATTTTATTTGGTCTTTCGATTCAATTTTCTAGGTCTATTGCTTACTACTCTATTAATTTCTTTTGAATTAGCAGTATTAATACCTTTATATATTCAAAAAGGAGAATTAAATTATTTGATAGGTTGTTCATTAAGAATACTTACTATTACAGTTGCTGTTATAGTATCCATACTTTCATACAGACAAGATGTACAAAAAAAGAAACTTCAGCGACTTGCAATAACGGATGAATTAACCGATGTATATAATCAAAGGCAGTTTAGAATTTTACTTGACAATGAAATAGAAAATGCTAAAAAAAACAATACCTCTCTTGGTTTAATAATGATGGATATAGACAATTTTAGCATGTACAACGATTTATATGGACACGAATGCGGTGATAACATACTTAAAGCAACTTCTACCATTTTAAAATCAATAGTTAAAGAAAACGGCCATGTTTGCAGATACGGCGGTGACGAGTTCGCAATTATTTTTCCTAATACGGACATAGAAAAGTTAGAAATGATTGCATACAATATAGTTCATAAATTTGAAAAAGTAAGAAGTGATTATTTTTCGGAAAAGCTTTCTGAAAAAGTCACGCTATCTATAGGCCTTTCCGAATTCCCAAACAGGTCCAGCAGTAAAAGCGAGCTAATTTCTCAATCTGATATGGCTTTATATCATGCCAAAAACCTTGGTAGAGGTAAAGTTCACTTATATCAGGATATTATTTCGCAAATTCGTAAAAACCTCAGTTCGGATAACCAACAGTTAATCGGTGCCTTCAAAGGATTGCTCAGCACCATATCAGCAAAAGATAAATATACTCATGCCCATAGTGAACGTGTCTCATCCTATGCAGTTATGATAGGTAAAGCTATGGATTTAAGTCTTGATGAAATAACAGTTCTTGAATATGCTGGACTTTTACACGATATTGGTAAGATTGAAATTCCAAAAAGTTTACTCAATAAAAATGAAAGCTTGACAGAAGATGAACAGCTTATAATTCGCCAACATCCTATATATAGCGAAAACATACTCGAACCCCTCGAAGATATAGATAATTTAATTGATTACGTAAGACATCATCATGAAAAGTTCGACGGCTCAGGCTACCCTGACGGCCTCGTTGGTGAAGAAATAAGTTTGGGTGCAAGAATATTGTGCGTTGCTGATTCCTTTGACGCAATGGTTTCAGAACGTCCTTACTGTAAAAGGAAAACTACTGAAGAAGCTTTAACGGAGTTAAAGAAGCATGCCGGTACTCAATTTGATCCAAAAATTGTAGATATATTCTGTTCAATAATGGAAACTTCTTATAAAATTGCTTTATCCAATTAGTAAATTTATTGTAGCTGTTTAGACCAATTATAAAAAATACATCCCATAATTTTCGTTTACTAATTTACATAATTCTTTATTTTTTCAAGTAATGCCTCAACACTCTCTTCGAGTTCAGGATCAATTCTTACAGCAGTCTTTAATTCTTTCTCGGCCAATTCATATTTCTGTTCATTAAGATATATAATTCCTAAAAGATAATGTCCCTTTGATGCATCAAGTTCTTTAAGATAATTGGCTTTTTCTAATGCTTCATCATATTTCCCTTGAAAATATTCCAGCATTGCAATGCTAATTAATGTATCCGTTTTTAAATCGATGTCCGTCAAGTTCATATTAAAAATTTCTTCCGCCTTTTTTTCGGCATCTTCCAACTTATTTTCCTGGATTAACTCTTCAAATTCATAATATTTAGCATTTCCGCTCAAATTAAAACCATAATACAAGCTGCCAGATAGAACCAAAACCGTTAAAACTATAAACACTGGTCTACTTAAAAGTTTATTCGGTGATTTTGTAATTTTTACTATTCCTGACGCAAGAAATCCTCCTATAAGACCTCCTATATGTCCGTAATTGTCTATTCCCGGCCTTATAAAGCCGTAAACAAGGTTTATAATCACCATAAGCAGAATACTGTTTCCAAAATACTTTTTAAAAAGAGCAGGATTTTCAACACTGAAATACAGCAGCGCCCCCATTAATCCGAATATAGCACCGGATGCACCTACTGCCGAATGAGGTGAAAACATAAAACTTGCTATACTTCCCATTATCCCTGCCATAAAATATATAAAGACAAACTTTTTGTGGCCATACATACCTTCAACTATTCTACCGAAAACAAACAATGATAAACAATTCATTATTAAATGTTCTAAATCTGCATGAAGAAATATAGGTGTTAAAAATCTCCAATATTCCCCGGCAAAAATTAAACTGTTTTCTTTAGCACCAAAAGGAATAAATAAGCTTTGAACATTTGTACCCTTTACCAAGGCATATATATTCATTACCAGCCACATCAGTACATTAATTATAATCAATCCATAGGTTATAAAAGGGACCTTGTCTATAAATCGAGCTGAAGGATGATTAGATTCTTTTTCTGCTTTCAAAACAGAATTTACATTATTATCTGACAAAATAATTTCGCTATTATCCATACAGAGAACTGAGTTCAGCACTTCTTCTATGCCCTGCACTTTTATAGGTAAATTATATAGCTTGTTAACTTGCTTATTTGTCAAATCTACCGTTACACATGGAAGGTATTTTTTAATATAAACATCTTCCATCTGTCCTTCTCTTATTAGTTGGATCTTCTTCTCATCGGGCATTGAATCGAATACAAAAACCTGGAAAGCTATAACTGTCGATGCACCCATTTGCGATAAACTTTTACCGGCCATCTCAAGTTTATTCTTAATTTGTTCCTCAGTCATAAGGTCAGCATCTAATATTTCAACAATTATAAATTTATCATGCAAAACTTTCTGCAAAATTTTCATTCCATAATGCTGTATACGCTGTCCGTCATTACTTATAACCGGCATAAATCCTTCTTTTTGTATAAGCATAGCATCCACATTGTTCATATAGTTATTTTTCATTTCAGTAGCACCTCTTTTGTAGGCTATATAAACCACAAGTTTATTTTTAATTTTTTACTATACCTCTGGGAAAAAATATGAATATTGTTAAAATTCATAACAATTAACCCTATATTTTTCACCAACATGTTTTAACTATTATATCAGAATTATCTTTTCCTTTGAATATAAATCGGATATTAATAATTAATTATATGCTAAATTTTCAGTAAAAAATTAAAGATTGTGAAAAGTTTTTTACACTACTTTCCACAACCCAACAATTCTCTTATAAGCAAAGCCTTATGGATTGGTACCATAAGGCTTTGATATAAATCTGGCAGCGACCTACTTTCCCAGGACGTCTCCGTCCA
It includes:
- a CDS encoding rhomboid family protein, producing the protein MKNNYMNNVDAMLIQKEGFMPVISNDGQRIQHYGMKILQKVLHDKFIIVEILDADLMTEEQIKNKLEMAGKSLSQMGASTVIAFQVFVFDSMPDEKKIQLIREGQMEDVYIKKYLPCVTVDLTNKQVNKLYNLPIKVQGIEEVLNSVLCMDNSEIILSDNNVNSVLKAEKESNHPSARFIDKVPFITYGLIIINVLMWLVMNIYALVKGTNVQSLFIPFGAKENSLIFAGEYWRFLTPIFLHADLEHLIMNCLSLFVFGRIVEGMYGHKKFVFIYFMAGIMGSIASFMFSPHSAVGASGAIFGLMGALLYFSVENPALFKKYFGNSILLMVIINLVYGFIRPGIDNYGHIGGLIGGFLASGIVKITKSPNKLLSRPVFIVLTVLVLSGSLYYGFNLSGNAKYYEFEELIQENKLEDAEKKAEEIFNMNLTDIDLKTDTLISIAMLEYFQGKYDEALEKANYLKELDASKGHYLLGIIYLNEQKYELAEKELKTAVRIDPELEESVEALLEKIKNYVN
- a CDS encoding HAD family hydrolase, producing MKAIIFDMDGLMIDTEIIYHETDRKIAESFGKTVSEETLGKMMGRKPIESYRIFCDDLGIEEPIEQLLKTRYDLVEKMLLQEIKPMPGLFDILDEFKGKMKMAIATGSPHKFLEIALDKLNIREYFDVTQPSDGIVNGKPDPEIYLKVMEKLKLGPEYCIVIEDSSNGARAGKNAGCYTIAVPSEYTYKQDFSFVDYVAIDLKDAREHIKKLLSL
- a CDS encoding FtsW/RodA/SpoVE family cell cycle protein translates to MFEIFTYRKPINYVIVLNLLAYLIMFCNLKPYKVETLAFGLGIIIMICITYFIILKSNLGDEYLFLIVCMLISLGIIMIYRLDNNTGVKQAIWTAIGIVLFFVTCMIFRLIKIWDGLAVYYIALSVSLYLITLLLGTNINGATNWIVIGGQSFQPLEISKILYILFLACYFKNPDQLFFRDSKFDEVKRLRLNKFILVLFTFVNIFFLMLQKEWGSILLISLVYIIVLYVFGKDRIFFLCNILMTIPVGLFGYYFVYHIRVRIDTWLNPWKDIAGKGYQITQSLFAIYSGGYFGTGLGLGRPDMVPAVNTDFIFSAICEEMGILTGVAVILLYMLLTYRGLKIVMKVKSKFNQVLGLGITTMLGLQTFIIIGGVIKLIPLTGITLPYISYGGSSLISSFIILGILQAISKEDYIDLDGGVDEGE
- a CDS encoding peptidoglycan D,D-transpeptidase FtsI family protein; its protein translation is MKENKKIIHVLIVICFLFFVLVGYLTYVQVFKSKEIVQNSYNRRQYQADENTVRGKILDRNGVVLAYNEENSDEQQRKYPYSSLYSHVIGYNSKVYGKSLLEASYNSYLLGLDDYTKVFNLFKSSSQDKKEGNNLLLTIDHELQKLGHELLENRNGAIVAMNPKTGEILALVSKPDFDTNEEMLAKTWKTMVESQNAPFLPRATQGLYTPGSTFKVAIAAAIIENGMDDQKFNDKGVITIDGKEISNSGKKAYGEIDLKKALAVSSNVVFAQLGVKLGQEKLQELSERLGFGNDIPFDIPVSRSQFQYDKMEQNDMAAVAIGQGKILISPLHMAMITSGIANNGIIMKPFLVSSIVSPAGKEIKSFKKEEFKKIMEPGVAAKINKMMQEVVNSGTGKKAAITGIKVAGKTGTAENELTHQKKDKEHAWFIGFAPAENPQIAVAIVLEYSGSSGGTIAAPIAKKIMEKYLKDK
- a CDS encoding bifunctional diguanylate cyclase/phosphohydrolase, yielding MNALSSFRTFFEKLLKDIHSNYFDCKTKIVEFIICILTISFLSLNLIFEKVPEETQAFVSQIQILIIFYLVFRFNFLGLLLTTLLISFELAVLIPLYIQKGELNYLIGCSLRILTITVAVIVSILSYRQDVQKKKLQRLAITDELTDVYNQRQFRILLDNEIENAKKNNTSLGLIMMDIDNFSMYNDLYGHECGDNILKATSTILKSIVKENGHVCRYGGDEFAIIFPNTDIEKLEMIAYNIVHKFEKVRSDYFSEKLSEKVTLSIGLSEFPNRSSSKSELISQSDMALYHAKNLGRGKVHLYQDIISQIRKNLSSDNQQLIGAFKGLLSTISAKDKYTHAHSERVSSYAVMIGKAMDLSLDEITVLEYAGLLHDIGKIEIPKSLLNKNESLTEDEQLIIRQHPIYSENILEPLEDIDNLIDYVRHHHEKFDGSGYPDGLVGEEISLGARILCVADSFDAMVSERPYCKRKTTEEALTELKKHAGTQFDPKIVDIFCSIMETSYKIALSN
- a CDS encoding FHA domain-containing protein is translated as MNYYRTIGNGNFPYLKLINQRELLNYKVEETYLLSKDSTIGRQDKNTIVIKDPYISGKHAQIIIKEGTYYIKDLGSKNGTYINDKPLKSGYEWKLTNGDKIKMGQVEFLFVDVLAKK
- a CDS encoding IS4 family transposase; its protein translation is MSIVSQKVKEENRFSLTVDNFFKMFSVGYLLKKSNAYKDKGIPCLTVFKVLFELVFTGKNLFMNYKAESFDIPFARDVVYRFLNSIHINWQRFLYLLSAKVINHHIDRLTSDERVDAFVIDDSFYSRTRSKSVELLSWVKDHADGNKNKKGFRMLTLGWTDGNSFIPVAFNLLSSTNPRVCINPAKNTIDKRTVGFKRRQNALATSPESALSMLEQAVATGIKAKYVLFDSWFSFPATIIKICKMNLNVIAMVKDTPKIYYNFNGEKKSLREIYRTVRKRRGRSKYLASVMVELHDKEGNHIPAKIVFVRDRRNKSKWLALISTDTSLPETEIIRIYGKRWDIEVFFKMCKSYLKLAKEFQGRSYDMMVAHTTIVFSRYIMLAVENRNNTDLRTIGTLFYYCCDELEDIKFHEALQLIIEALKTTLQEKLLLTKETVNEFLNYFVTCLPVHIKAKLSVVSCES